In a single window of the Rhodamnia argentea isolate NSW1041297 chromosome 2, ASM2092103v1, whole genome shotgun sequence genome:
- the LOC115739809 gene encoding uncharacterized protein LOC115739809 translates to MLDPARRRNDLKLSDHIQVFGDGALDYGSRARKTAGSYASHRAASQTNMCDFHGGTDADEDSGVCTPPLWRSSPLESPRGHHGSGNHYRSLSPASRTQAIARGQMELMEMVRNMPESCYELSLKDLVELPRARQELDTMAVIQSDGSSKRQNSNSRVEGSNNKGHIMARSGSIDNGGFLLKMMFPIPWGSSKKKRDNSGNNFRKVSPRPSMDGPARVGVEEEWWKKRNHEPGDSEIVDSSVNAGSMKSSGSSSSSSRCNSLSSSKRHGDGGCCSFLWTKKTEPPK, encoded by the exons ATGCTCGACCCGGCCCGGCGAAGAAACGACCTCAAGCTATCCGACCACATCCAGGTCTTCGGCGACGGTGCCCTCGACTACGGTTCCCGGGCTCGAAAGACCGCCGGAAGCTATGCAAGCCACAGGGCTGCTTCTCAAACCAACATGTGCGACTTCCATGGAGGGACCGACGCAGACGAGGACTCCGGGGTATGCACACCGCCGCTGTGGCGGTCGAGCCCACTGGAGAGCCCGCGGGGCCACCACGGCAGCGGCAACCATTACCGGAGCTTGTCGCCCGCTTCGAGGACGCAGGCAATCGCTCGGGGTCAAATGGAGCTCATGGAGATGGTGAGGAACATGCCTGAGTCGTGCTACGAGCTCTCTCTCAAGGATCTGGTTGAGCTGCCGAGGGCTCGGCAAGAGCTGGACACCATGGCGGTGATACAGAGTGATGGGAGTTCCAAGAGACAGAACAGTAACAGTAGAGTTGAAGGGAGCAATAACAAAGGGCATATTATGGCGAGGAGTGGAAGTATCGACAACGGCGGGTTCTTGCTTAAAATGATGTTTCCGATTCCTTGGGGCTCAAGCAAGAAGAAAAGGGATAATTCAGGCAACAACTTCAGGAAGGTCTCGCCGAGGCCCTCGATGGACGGACCAGCAAGAGTCGGGGTCGAGGAGGAGTGGTGGAAGAAGAGGAATCACGAGCCGGGCGACAGCGAGATCGTTGATTCGAGCGTGAACGCCGGAAGCATGAAGAGCAGtgggagcagcagcagcagcagcagatgcAACAGCTTGAGTAGTAGCAAGAG GCATGGGGACGGAGGGTGCTGCTCGTTTCTCTGGACAAAGAAGACCGAACCGCCGAAGTGA
- the LOC115739721 gene encoding putative pentatricopeptide repeat-containing protein At1g77010, mitochondrial isoform X1, producing the protein MDMDVQTCGHLLQSCTTRLSVQEGKQLHLLFLKKGLLNCAITLGNRLLQLYAKCGQMDNARRLFDDMPQRNCFTWNTMVEGYMRTGEAAKSLELFNYMPCRNDFSWNVVISGFAKRGDLRTVSCLFNAMPRKNAVAWNSMIHGYAKNGHPREALRLFKDMNSDPFERTQSDTFVLATVIVACSDLEAMDRGKQIHARLLIDGVAFDSVLASSLVNLYGKCGDLDSAKRVLSSVEEPDDFSLSALISGYANCGKMDEARRVFSSFNKSCVISWNSLIAGHVTNHEEMEALALFNQMREGAIREDSSTLASILSACSSLGILAQGNLMHAHAFKSGLLNEVIVASALIDMYYKCGSLRDACNLFGELEVQDTILLNSMITVYSNCGRVDDAKEIFRSMSKKSLISWNSMLVGLSRNGCPVEALDLFCEMNRLGLMMDKFSFASVLSSCAISSSFDLGEQIFGRTIVIGLENDPIISTSLVDFFCKCGHVEKGRKVFDGMVKIDEVSCNTMLMGYATNGHGMKALSLFEELRHAGLRPTDITFTAVLSACDHCGLVEEGWKWLYAMKLNYDVDPRIEHYSCVIDLFARAGYLNEAIDLIEQMPFDPDATMWSSVLRGCVAHGNRTLGKKVAEQIIELDPENSGAYVQLSGILADFGDWERSAEVRHMMKEKQVGKDPGCSWADC; encoded by the coding sequence ATGGACATGGATGTGCAAACCTGCGGGCACTTACTCCAGTCCTGCACCACTCGGCTCTCCGTCCAAGAAGGCAAGCAgctccatcttctcttcctgAAGAAGGGTCTCTTGAACTGTGCCATCACGCTCGGAAACCGTCTCCTTCAGCTTTACGCCAAGTGCGGTCAAATGGATAATGCACGGCGACTGTTCGATGATATGCCTCAGAGGAATTGCTTCACTTGGAACACGATGGTTGAAGGCTACATGAGGACGGGAGAGGCGGCTAAGTCTCTGGAGTTGTTTAATTACATGCCCTGCCGGAATGATTTCTCTTGGAACGTGGTGATTTCGGGTTTTGCCAAGAGGGGTGATCTTCGGACTGTTTCTTGTTTGTTTAATGCCATGCCCAGAAAGAATGCAGTTGCTTGGAATTCCATGATTCATGGTTATGCCAAGAATGGGCATCCCAGGGAAGCCCTCAGGCTGTTTAAGGACATGAATTCGGATCCTTTTGAGAGAACGCAGAGTGATACTTTTGTTTTGGCCACTGTCATAGTTGCTTGTTCTGACCTGGAAGCTATGGATCGTGGCAAGCAGATTCATGCGCGTCTTCTTATTGATGGAGTGGCATTTGATTCAGTGTTGGCTAGTTCGTTGGTCAACTTGTACGGAAAATGTGGTGATTTGGATAGTGCAAAGCGTGTTTTAAGTAGCGTGGAGGAACCGGATGACTTCTCTCTGTCGGCATTGATTTCTGGGTATGCCAATTGTGGTAAAATGGATGAGGCCAGAAGGGTTTTCAGCAGTTTCAATAAATCATGTGTCATATCATGGAATTCACTGATTGCAGGCCATGTAACTAATCATGAGGAAATGGAAGCTTTAGCACTGTTTAACCAGATGCGTGAAGGGGCCATCCGTGAGGACTCCTCTACATTAGCCAGTATTTTAAGTGCATGCAGCAGCTTAGGTATTCTGGCGCAAGGTAACCTAATGCATGCCCATGCTTTCAAGAGTGGTCTCCTTAACGAAGTGATTGTGGCAAGTGCTCTTATTGACATGTATTATAAATGTGGAAGCCTTAGGGATGCTTGCAATCTCTTTGGTGAGCTGGAAGTTCAGGACACAATATTACTTAATTCTATGATCACAGTGTATTCTAACTGTGGAAGGGTCGATGACGCAAAAGAAATATTCAGGTCCATGTCAAAGAAAAGCTTGATATCATGGAATTCGATGCTAGTAGGTCTCAGTCGGAATGGTTGTCCTGTTGAAGCTTTAGATCTTTTCTGCGAGATGAATAGGCTGGGCTTGATGATGGATAAGTTCAGCTTTGCTAGTGTTCTCAGTTCCTGTGCTATTAGCTCCTCATTTGATCTAGGGGAACAAATTTTTGGAAGAACAATTGTCATTGGGCTCGAAAATGACCCCATTATTTCTACTTCCCTCGTCGACTTCTTCTGCAAGTGTGGTCATGttgaaaaagggagaaaagtaTTTGATGGAATGGTAAAAATTGACGAAGTTTCTTGTAATACCATGTTGATGGGTTATGCTACCAATGGCCATGGGATGAAAGCATTGAGTCTGTTTGAGGAGCTGAGGCATGCTGGTTTGAGACCGACTGATATTACCTTTACAGCAGTCCTGTCTGCATGTGATCATTGTGGTTTGGTCGAAGAGGGGTGGAAATGGTTATATGCGATGAAACTAAATTATGATGTCGATCCGAGGATTGAGCACTACTCTTGTGTTATTGATCTTTTTGCACGGGCTGGTTACCTGAATGAGGCCATAGATCTGATAGAGCAAATGCCTTTTGATCCAGATGCGACAATGTGGTCATCAGTGTTGAGAGGTTGTGTGGCTCATGGGAATAGAACTCTTGGGAAGAAAGTAGCGGAGCAAATTATCGAGCTTGATCCAGAGAATTCAGGTGCTTATGTACAGTTATCTGGCATACTTGCTGACTTTGGGGATTGGGAAAGATCAGCAGAAGTTAGGCATATGATGAAGGAAAAGCAAGTAGGGAAAGATCCTGGTTGTAGTTGGGCTGACTGCTGA
- the LOC115739721 gene encoding putative pentatricopeptide repeat-containing protein At1g77010, mitochondrial isoform X2: MDMDVQTCGHLLQSCTTRLSVQEGKQLHLLFLKKGLLNCAITLGNRLLQLYAKCGQMDNARRLFDDMPQRNCFTWNTMVEGYMRTGEAAKSLELFNYMPCRNDFSWNVVISGFAKRGDLRTVSCLFNAMPRKNAVAWNSMIHGYAKNGHPREALRLFKDMNSDPFERTQSDTFVLATVIVACSDLEAMDRGKQIHARLLIDGVAFDSVLASSLVNLYGKCGDLDSAKRVLSSVEEPDDFSLSALISGYANCGKMDEARRVFSSFNKSCVISWNSLIAGHVTNHEEMEALALFNQMREGAIREDSSTLASILSACSSLGILAQGNLMHAHAFKSGLLNEVIVASALIDMYYKCGSLRDACNLFGELEVQDTILLNSMITVYSNCGRVDDAKEIFRSMSKKSLISWNSMLVGLSRNGCPVEALDLFCEMNRLGLMMDKFSFASVLSSCAISSSFDLGEQIFGRTIVIGLENDPIISTSLVDFFCKCGHVEKGRKVFDGMVKIDEVSCNTMLMGYATNGHGMKALSLFEELRHAGLRPTDITFTAVLSACDHCGLVEEGWKWLYAMKLNYDVDPRIEHYSCVIDLFARAGYLNEAIDLIEQMPFDPDATMWSSVLRGCVAHGNRTLGKKVAEQIIELDPENSGAYVQLSGILADIGDWERSAQVCEV, translated from the exons ATGGACATGGATGTGCAAACCTGCGGGCACTTACTCCAGTCCTGCACCACTCGGCTCTCCGTCCAAGAAGGCAAGCAgctccatcttctcttcctgAAGAAGGGTCTCTTGAACTGTGCCATCACGCTCGGAAACCGTCTCCTTCAGCTTTACGCCAAGTGCGGTCAAATGGATAATGCACGGCGACTGTTCGATGATATGCCTCAGAGGAATTGCTTCACTTGGAACACGATGGTTGAAGGCTACATGAGGACGGGAGAGGCGGCTAAGTCTCTGGAGTTGTTTAATTACATGCCCTGCCGGAATGATTTCTCTTGGAACGTGGTGATTTCGGGTTTTGCCAAGAGGGGTGATCTTCGGACTGTTTCTTGTTTGTTTAATGCCATGCCCAGAAAGAATGCAGTTGCTTGGAATTCCATGATTCATGGTTATGCCAAGAATGGGCATCCCAGGGAAGCCCTCAGGCTGTTTAAGGACATGAATTCGGATCCTTTTGAGAGAACGCAGAGTGATACTTTTGTTTTGGCCACTGTCATAGTTGCTTGTTCTGACCTGGAAGCTATGGATCGTGGCAAGCAGATTCATGCGCGTCTTCTTATTGATGGAGTGGCATTTGATTCAGTGTTGGCTAGTTCGTTGGTCAACTTGTACGGAAAATGTGGTGATTTGGATAGTGCAAAGCGTGTTTTAAGTAGCGTGGAGGAACCGGATGACTTCTCTCTGTCGGCATTGATTTCTGGGTATGCCAATTGTGGTAAAATGGATGAGGCCAGAAGGGTTTTCAGCAGTTTCAATAAATCATGTGTCATATCATGGAATTCACTGATTGCAGGCCATGTAACTAATCATGAGGAAATGGAAGCTTTAGCACTGTTTAACCAGATGCGTGAAGGGGCCATCCGTGAGGACTCCTCTACATTAGCCAGTATTTTAAGTGCATGCAGCAGCTTAGGTATTCTGGCGCAAGGTAACCTAATGCATGCCCATGCTTTCAAGAGTGGTCTCCTTAACGAAGTGATTGTGGCAAGTGCTCTTATTGACATGTATTATAAATGTGGAAGCCTTAGGGATGCTTGCAATCTCTTTGGTGAGCTGGAAGTTCAGGACACAATATTACTTAATTCTATGATCACAGTGTATTCTAACTGTGGAAGGGTCGATGACGCAAAAGAAATATTCAGGTCCATGTCAAAGAAAAGCTTGATATCATGGAATTCGATGCTAGTAGGTCTCAGTCGGAATGGTTGTCCTGTTGAAGCTTTAGATCTTTTCTGCGAGATGAATAGGCTGGGCTTGATGATGGATAAGTTCAGCTTTGCTAGTGTTCTCAGTTCCTGTGCTATTAGCTCCTCATTTGATCTAGGGGAACAAATTTTTGGAAGAACAATTGTCATTGGGCTCGAAAATGACCCCATTATTTCTACTTCCCTCGTCGACTTCTTCTGCAAGTGTGGTCATGttgaaaaagggagaaaagtaTTTGATGGAATGGTAAAAATTGACGAAGTTTCTTGTAATACCATGTTGATGGGTTATGCTACCAATGGCCATGGGATGAAAGCATTGAGTCTGTTTGAGGAGCTGAGGCATGCTGGTTTGAGACCGACTGATATTACCTTTACAGCAGTCCTGTCTGCATGTGATCATTGTGGTTTGGTCGAAGAGGGGTGGAAATGGTTATATGCGATGAAACTAAATTATGATGTCGATCCGAGGATTGAGCACTACTCTTGTGTTATTGATCTTTTTGCACGGGCTGGTTACCTGAATGAGGCCATAGATCTGATAGAGCAAATGCCTTTTGATCCAGATGCGACAATGTGGTCATCAGTGTTGAGAGGTTGTGTGGCTCATGGGAATAGAACTCTTGGGAAGAAAGTAGCGGAGCAAATTATCGAGCTTGATCCAGAGAATTCAGGTGCTTATGTACAGTTATCTGGCATACTTGC GGACATTGGTGACTGGGAAAGATCGGCCCAGGTATGTGAAGTATAA
- the LOC115739713 gene encoding pentatricopeptide repeat-containing protein At3g26540 → MGVNAASILNHLLGHIRHPKSPSTEPSTAKALTKTILAHLDEGRLQQAVSVLFTSPEPVAHSLYARLFQLCSSASAIVQARKVESHLVTLNATPPPFLLNRAIEAYGKCRCLTDARELFDQMPERDGGSWNAMIAAYVQNGRADKALSLFSDMNASRVSASEVTFASVLGSCGVIRALGLSMQIHGLMVKRAFCGNVILGSSLVDVYGKCGVMGDSRRMFDEMERPNAVSWNVIVRRYLEMDDEREAIVMFFKMFLTDTRPLKFTFSNALSACSKICALVEGMQIHGITIKVCLEDDEVVSSSLIDMYVKCVELESARKIFDQPCAKNVVSWTSMVSGYALGGRTGKARELFNEMPERNVISWNAMLAGYIRSRQWDEALNFMSLMRSSTKDIDHVTLALISNLCTGLSDVFMGKQVHGFVYRCGLFSHLLVCNSILDMYGKCGNFRYARACFYLMSQWRDKVSWNSLLTSYAHHQRSEHAMEMFCEMQWETMPSVFTFGTLLAACANISALDRGKQIHGFMIRKGYEIDIVVRGALIDMYSKCRCIKYALKVFMEAAPRDVVLWNSIILGCCHNGLGKDALELFDVMSKEGIKPDHGTFQGLLRACICEDLVDLGGQIFKSMTVYSVIPRLEHYEQMIELYSRAGQMRELKKFVKTMPFEPTVSMLKRIRGACEKHGFPKLGEWASKLLAESNISDPCEK, encoded by the coding sequence ATGGGTGTGAATGCCGCCTCGATACTTAACCATCTTCTCGGCCACATCCGCCACCCCAAGTCGCCTTCAACCGAACCCAGCACCGCCAAGGCTCTGACCAAGACCATCCTCGCTCACCTCGACGAGGGTCGCCTCCAGCAAGCCGTCTCCGTTCTCTTCACTTCCCCTGAACCCGTCGCCCACTCTCTGTACGCCCGCCTCTTCCAGCTCTGCTCCTCCGCCAGCGCCATCGTCCAGGCCCGGAAGGTGGAGTCCCACCTGGTCACCCTCAACGCGACACCGCCGCCCTTCCTGCTGAACCGGGCCATCGAGGCTTATGGGAAATGCCGTTGCTTGACGGACGCCCGCGAGCTGTTCGACCAAATGCCCGAGAGAGATGGCGGGTCCTGGAACGCGATGATTGCTGCGTATGTGCAGAACGGGCGCGCTGATAAGGCTCTGAGCTTGTTTTCGGACATGAACGCATCCAGGGTTTCTGCTAGCGAGGTCACTTTTGCCAGTGTGCTTGGCTCCTGCGGTGTCATTCGGGCGCTTGGTCTGTCCATGCAAATTCACGGACTCATGGTGAAGCGTGCGTTTTGTGGTAATGTAATTTTGGGGAGCTCGCTTGTCGATGTGTACGGGAAGTGTGGTGTTATGGGTGACTCGAGGAGGATGTTTGATGAGATGGAAAGACCAAATGCGGTTTCTTGGAATGTGATTGTGAGGCGGTATCTTGAGATGGATGATGAGAGGGAGGCGATTGTTATGTTCTTCAAAATGTTTCTGACTGATACTAGACCGCTGAAGTTTACCTTCTCAAACGCTCTCAGTGCTTGTTCTAAGATATGTGCCCTTGTTGAGGGGATGCAAATACATGGGATCACAATTAAGGTATGtctggaagatgatgaagtgGTTTCCAGTTCACTCATTGATATGTACGTTAAGTGCGTTGAATTAGAATCTGCACGGAAGATATTTGATCAACCTTGTGCGAAGAACGTAGTTTCCTGGACTTCAATGGTGTCTGGTTATGCTTTGGGTGGGAGAACTGGAAAGGCTAGGGAGCTCTTCAATGAGATGCCGGAACGGAATGTGATTTCCTGGAATGCAATGTTGGCAGGGTACATTCGCTCCAGGCAGTGGGatgaggccttgaatttcatgTCTCTAATGCGCAGTTCAACCAAGGACATTGACCATGTCACTCTTGCGCTGATCTCAAACTTGTGTACTGGCCTTTCAGATGTTTTCATGGGGAAGCAAGTGCATGGGTTTGTTTATCGATGTGGTCTCTTTTCCCATTTACTTGTGTGCAATTCTATTCTGGATATGTATGGAAAATGCGGGAACTTCAGATATGCTCGAGCTTGTTTTTACCTGATGAGTCAGTGGCGTGACAAAGTTTCCTGGAATTCTTTGCTGACCAGTTATGCTCATCATCAAAGGAGTGAACATGCAATGGAAATGTTCTGTGAGATGCAATGGGAGACAATGCCCAGTGTCTTCACCTTTGGAACTCTTCTCGCAGCTTGTGCTAATATTAGTGCTCTTGATCGTGGGAAGCAAATTCACGGATTCATGATTAGGAAAGGATACGAGATTGATATTGTCGTTAGAGGAGCTCTGATTGACATGTACTCCAAATGCCGCTGCATCAAGTATGCCCTAAAAGTTTTTATGGAAGCAGCGCCACGAGATGTGGTTCTTTGGAATTCCATAATTCTGGGCTGTTGCCACAATGGGTTGGGCAAAGACGCTCTAGAATTGTTTGACGTGATGAGCAAGGAAGGTATTAAACCAGACCACGGCACTTTTCAGGGGCTCTTGCGGGCCTGTATCTGTGAGGATCTTGTTGACTTGGGAGGACAGATTTTCAAATCTATGACTGTTTATAGCGTTATCCCTAGGCTAGAGCATTATGAGCAAATGATCGAACTCTACAGCCGTGCCGGACAGATGCGTGAGCTTAAAAAGTTTGTTAAGACAATGCCATTTGAGCCGACGGTTTCGATGCTTAAGAGAATACGTGGTGCTTGTGAAAAACATGGGTTCCCCAAATTGGGAGAGTGGGCTTCTAAGCTGCTTGCAGAGTCAAATATTTCAGATCCAtgtgaaaaatga